The Argentina anserina chromosome 3, drPotAnse1.1, whole genome shotgun sequence genome includes a region encoding these proteins:
- the LOC126788883 gene encoding uncharacterized protein LOC126788883: MWHLSWPKTTCSTKIGGHEPQATTATATSTTKCIKASPSASHCTCLARLVRKLRKQRRRVGCAKISSFQCRYDPLSYSLNFDASGYGNLLDDQDYYKFYAFSSRFVANPSGASCPRDQD, translated from the coding sequence ATGTGGCATCTTTCATGGCCCAAGACCACATGCTCCACCAAGATTGGTGGTCATGAACCTCAAGCCACCACAGCCACAGCCACCTCCACCACCAAATGCATCAAAGCCTCACCATCAGCTTCTCACTGTACTTGCTTGGCCAGACTGGTGAGGAAGCTGAGGAAACAGAGAAGAAGGGTAGGCTGTGCAAAAATTTCTTCATTCCAATGCCGGTATGATCCACTGAGCTATTCTCTCAACTTTGATGCCAGTGGATATGGGAACTTGTTAGATGACCAAGACTACTACAAGTTCTATGCCTTCTCTTCAAGGTTTGTGGCCAACCCATCAGGAGCCTCTTGTCCAAGAGACCAAGACtaa